Within the Gloeocapsa sp. DLM2.Bin57 genome, the region GGGTAAACCTGCTACGGAGTTGAGGTCTTTGATGGAGATAGGTACACCAAAAAAGGGGGGAAGATCTGCTAAATTTTCAGTTTGAGCTAGTTGTTCTGTTTTAGCCCTAGCATCAGCTAAAGCCATTTCTGTAGCCACGGTATAATAACAGTTTAACTGAGGGTTATAGGTTTCAATACGTTCTAGATACAATTGCACTAATTCTAGGGGGGAAATTTCCCCCTGACGAATTAATTTAGCTTGTTCTAAAGCAGAGGTAAAAGGGAGGTCATGATTATTAGTCATTGTAATTGTTTAAGTAGAAATTTTGACTTGATCTTGATCTTGTTTATACTCAATTAAAGTAGCTTGTTTACCTTGCCAACGATTTAGCCAATATTGAGCTTGACCAACAGCTTGAGCAAATTTAAACATTACTGCAAAAAAAGCATAGGCGATCGCTTCATTTTGATAATTACCTTGTTGTAAACGATTACGATAAATCCTCCCTATTAGTAGGGGGTAAGCTAATAAAAGTAATAGACTCCAACCCTGAGTAATCCAGCTTAAACCTACAGCTAAGATTGGTAAAATCAAGCCCCAAAACCAACCACTTAAATGCTGTCTAACCATATACTTTTCAGGAGGGGCACCGTGCATAGCGAAGCCTTCTGCTACAGCCCAACCTCCTCTAACTGCACGTTTCCACCATTGACTAAATTTAGACATAGCTAGATCGTGCCAAGTCATATCAGCGTCTATGCGGAGAATTTTCCAACCTTTTTCTCTCATCCGAATACACATCTCTGGTTCTTCACCACAAATGAGAGTCCCATTATAACCATTAACACTTTTAAGGGCTTCAACACGTATCAGCGCGTCTCCTCCACAAGCTTTGGCTTCTCCTATAGGTGTATTCCATTCTAAGTCTCCCAAGAGATTATAAACTGAAGCTTCGGGGTATTTTTCTCTTCGGCGACCACAAACTACAGCTATTTGACTATCTGATTCTAGAGTGGCGATCGCCTTAGAAATCCAGTCTGTAGCTAAGGTACAATCCCCATCAATAAATTGTATATAGTTTAAATTCGGGTAATTAGCAATTAACCAAAATAACCCTGCATTACGTGCTCTAGCTGCTGTATAGGGTGTTTGATTATCTAGTTCTATAACTGTTTGACAATATTGTTGAGCTAACTCACCACTACCATCGGTTGAACCTGAATCTACATAAACCAGTGGAATATTTTGATTCAGTTGCGTTGTTAAGGAAGTCAAACAGTCTCGTAAACGATCTCCTTCATTTCTCCCGATAATTACCACACCTAGATTTTCAAACATAACTTAAATCAACCTCTCTGGACCAATAGGAATAATTCCCCCAGGATTTAAGGGAAAAAGATTTCCATAATAATCCTGTTTAATCTGTTCTGCATTACAAGTCGCTGCTACACCAGGTAAAGAGTAGATACGAGTTAGATAGGCACTCAGATTGGGATAGTCAACAATCCGACGATAGTTGCACTTAAATAAACCATGGTAAACTAAATCAAAGCGAAATAAGGTGGTAAATAAGCGTACATCCACCAGAGTAATTGTTTCACCACAGAGATAGGGTTGTTGGGTTAATAAATCCTCTAACTCAGTTAAAGTGTTAAATAACTCAGTAACTGCTTGATTATAAGCTGCTTGAGTTTGAGCAAAACCACAACGATAAACACCATTATTAACGCTATGGTAGATTTTCTCGCTCAAGTGGTCAATATTTGTTTGTAAAGACTCAGGATAAAGGTTTAACTCAGAATTAGTAGCCCAAGAGTTAAAATCAGCGTTGAGAATTTGAATAATATCCCCACTCTCATTATTAACAATAGTTTTTGTTTCACTATCCCATAAAACTGGTACTGTACAACGTCCTTGGTAATTGGGTTGAGCTAATCTATATAAATCTGGTAGAGTAGTGCAGTTTTCCTCGGGTTGTTGTAGCGTCCAAATCCCGCGATCGCCAGCGGGAACAACTATAGATACAGCTATTACCTCTTCTAACCCCTTTACAGCGCGCACGACAAGAGTACGATGTGCCCAGGGACAACCTAAACCAACATAAAGACGATAACGTCCACAAGCAGGTTTATATCGACTCTCAGGCTCATTACTTAAAAAATGCCGAAATTCACTCTCAGGACGAATATAAGCCCCCAGTTTATCTCTAGGAGCTATTCTAGACATCATTTGCTGCCAGAGTGTAACCCATAACCATTTTACAGCTTTGATACTGTAGGAGGGGGGTAGAGAGGTTTTAGGCATAATTGCTAATTTCGAGGTCTGAAGTTGTCAATATTATACCTTCTTTTGTTAATTTAGCTACACCAGGTTAGTAAAAATTCTAGCATAATGTTAAACATGCTTGCTTAAACAATCTATCTATGCAGAAAATACGCATTTATTTACTGTTAATCACGGTTACTTTTTTTAGTGTTTTAATACTGCCAATATTAGCTCAAAGCAATAATGAGTTAACGATTTCAGCCGCAGGTAGTTTAACCGCCGTACTAGAAGAAATTAAACCTATTTATGAACAACAAAACCCCCAAACAACTCTAGTATATAACTTTGGTTCTTCTGGTTCTTTACAACAACAAATAGAGCAAGGAGCACCAGTAGATGTCTTCTTCTCAGCAGCAGCTAGACAAATGGATGCACTAGCATCAAAAAACTTAATTATTACACAAACTCGCCGAGATTTATTAAGCAATGACTTAGTTTTAATTACACCTACAAATACCAACATAATTTCTAGTTTTACTGACTTAACTAAGCCTGAAATTCAAAACCTAGCCATAGGAGATCCAGGTAGTGTTCCTGCGGGTCAATATGCAGAAGAAATTC harbors:
- a CDS encoding glutathione S-transferase family protein, whose translation is MPKTSLPPSYSIKAVKWLWVTLWQQMMSRIAPRDKLGAYIRPESEFRHFLSNEPESRYKPACGRYRLYVGLGCPWAHRTLVVRAVKGLEEVIAVSIVVPAGDRGIWTLQQPEENCTTLPDLYRLAQPNYQGRCTVPVLWDSETKTIVNNESGDIIQILNADFNSWATNSELNLYPESLQTNIDHLSEKIYHSVNNGVYRCGFAQTQAAYNQAVTELFNTLTELEDLLTQQPYLCGETITLVDVRLFTTLFRFDLVYHGLFKCNYRRIVDYPNLSAYLTRIYSLPGVAATCNAEQIKQDYYGNLFPLNPGGIIPIGPERLI
- a CDS encoding glycosyltransferase translates to MFENLGVVIIGRNEGDRLRDCLTSLTTQLNQNIPLVYVDSGSTDGSGELAQQYCQTVIELDNQTPYTAARARNAGLFWLIANYPNLNYIQFIDGDCTLATDWISKAIATLESDSQIAVVCGRRREKYPEASVYNLLGDLEWNTPIGEAKACGGDALIRVEALKSVNGYNGTLICGEEPEMCIRMREKGWKILRIDADMTWHDLAMSKFSQWWKRAVRGGWAVAEGFAMHGAPPEKYMVRQHLSGWFWGLILPILAVGLSWITQGWSLLLLLAYPLLIGRIYRNRLQQGNYQNEAIAYAFFAVMFKFAQAVGQAQYWLNRWQGKQATLIEYKQDQDQVKIST
- the modA gene encoding molybdate ABC transporter substrate-binding protein; this encodes MQKIRIYLLLITVTFFSVLILPILAQSNNELTISAAGSLTAVLEEIKPIYEQQNPQTTLVYNFGSSGSLQQQIEQGAPVDVFFSAAARQMDALASKNLIITQTRRDLLSNDLVLITPTNTNIISSFTDLTKPEIQNLAIGDPGSVPAGQYAEEILTFYGILEQVKDKLVYGRNVSQVLNFVETGNVDGGILFLTDSKNSERIQVVATAPPESHSPVVYPIAVLTSSQQPELAQEFINFLAGSEAQAIFSKYGFTTKE